The genomic window CAAGGGGAATACCGGATTCGAATCATGTTCGACACCAATCAGTGGAGTTCCCATCGGCAACGTCTGATTACAGGCGTGCTGCTGGGGCTTCCTCTGCTGCTCATCATCGCGGTCGGTCCCGCCTGGAGTTGGCTTGTCCTCATCCTGGCCGCCGTTTTACTCGGGCTTTGGGAACTGCAGCGGTTGCTCGTTCCCGAGGGCCTGTCCCCTCCGCTTCTCGTTTCCTACCTCACGGTCGGGCTGTCCATGCCCTTCGCAGCCTTTGCGGCCGGGCCCTCGGGACTGCACTGCGCGTTGGTTCTGTGCCTTTTTTCCGGCTTTTTCGGCCTGCTGGTCAGTTCGCCGCTCGACCTCCATCGGACCGACCTACTGTCCAGGCTCTGCCTGGGATGGCTTTACATCCCTTATCTGCTGTCTTATGTACTGCTCATCGGAACATTGGGCGGCGGGCGGCTCTGGCTTGTATTCATTCTTCTCGTGATCGTTGCGAGCGACGTCGGAGCGTACTATGTCGGCACCTGGCTTGGACGACACAAGCTCTACGAGCGCGTGAGCCCGAAGAAAACCGTTGAAGGAGCCATGGGTGGCGTAGCCGCCAGCGTTGTAACGGGGGTCGTTTTCGGGTATGTTTGTATGGAAGGTGTTTCCGCCGGCAGACTGGCTGTCTTCAGCGCCACGCTTGCCGTGGTGAGCCAGGCCGGTGATCTCTTCGAATCGATGCTCAAACGGATGAGCGCAATAAAAGACTCGAGCAGCCTGCTCCCGGGGCACGGAGGCCTTTTGGACCGCCTCGACAGCCTGCTTTTCGCTTTTCCGACCGCATGGTTTTTCCTGGTATGGATGTTTTGACTTATCGGCCGTAAGGCCTGATGTACGGTAACCTGACCCGGGCAGGAGACAATGGGTTCAAGGACGATCAGCATTCTGGGGAGCACCGGTTCCATCGGCGAAAGCACCCTTGAGGTTGTACGGCAGTTTCCGGATCGATTCCGCGTCATCGCGCTCGGTGCGGGCCGGAACATCAAGCTGCTGCGAGAGCAGATCAGAGCCTTCAGACCCCTGTCGGTTTCCGTTCTGGATTCGAACCTCGCCGACGAGCTCGATCGGTCCTTGAAAGGCGACGCCTATCGCCCGGAAATCCTCTTCGGTTCCGACGGCTACGACCGAGTGGCCGCGCATCCGGAGGCGGGAACGCTCGTTTCCGCGATGGTGGGCGCGGCAGGGCTCCTGCCGACCCTGACCGCGATCAGGGCGGGCAAGCGGTTGGCGCTCGCCAACAAGGAGACCCTCGTGGTGGCTGGAGAGATCGTGATGGCGCTTGCCGCCGAGCACGAGGTCGAGATCCTGCCCGTCGACAGCGAGCACAGCGCCATTTTTCAATCGTTGCAGGGCAACCACCGCGACGCGCTGAAGCGCATTCTCCTCACGGCCTCCGGAGGCCCTTTCCTCAACAAGACGCGTGAAGAGCTGGCTATGGTAACGCCCCAGGCGGCGCTGTGTCACCCCAACTGGTCCATGGGGCGCAAAATCACCATCGATTCCGCAACCCTCATGAACAAGGGGTTGGAGGTCATCGAAGCACGGTGGCTGTTCGGAGTGCCGGTGGACCGGATCGCGGTGCACGTGCACCCCGAGAGCATCGTCCACTCCATGGTGGAATACGTGGACGGCTCGGTAATCGCGCAGATGGGCATCCCCGACATGAAGATTCCCATTGCCTACGCGCTGACGTATCCCGAACGACTGCCCGTGCGGAGTCCGTCCCTCGATCTGTTCCGGCTTCAGAAACTGTCTTTCTATCCTCCGGACGAGGAACGCTTCCCATGTCTTCGCCTGGCTTTTGATGCCTGTCGGAAGGGTTCGACGTATCCGGCCGTTCTCAACGCCGCCAACGAGGTAGCGGTGGGCGCCTTCCTGGATGAGAAGATCGCCTTTCCAGATATTCCCGGGGTGATCGAAACAGCCATGGGCAAGCACAAAGCACCGGCAAAGCCGGACCTCGACGCCGTCATCGCAGCGGACCGGTGGGCGAGGGTGGAGACCGAGCGGCTGATCGACGATATAAGACGCTGAAACGAGCAACCGGGCTGAAACAGGTTCGATCCGAAACCCGATCAGCCGCAACCTTTGAACAAGTGAGGTCTTGATTTTGGATATCGCATACTATGCACGGATGATGAGCTCATTCATAGTGGTCTTGGGGGTCCTGATATTCGTTCATGAGCTGGGACATTTTCTGGTGGCCAAATGGATGCACGTCACGGTTTTGAGATTCTCCCTCGGGTTCGGGCCCAAACTTTGGGGATTCACCCGGGGAGATACCGAATACCGGATTTCCTGGATCCCTCTGGGCGGCTACGTCAAAATGCTGGGCGAGGATTCCGAGGAAGACGTCACCCCGGAACAGATGGAGCGAAGCTTTTCGTCCCAGCGTGTGGGCAAGCGCATGGCTATTGTAATGGCGGGGCCTCTTTCCAACTTTGTCCTTGCCATCGTCATATTCACCCTTCTCTTCGCGTTCTCGGGAATCCGCGAAATCACCACGGACATCGCTTCGGTCACCCAGGGCTCACCCGCCGAAAAAGCCGGGTTGAAAGCCGGAGACAAAGTGATCGCCATTGACGGAAAACCGATCTCCACGTGGTATGAATTGTCGGAAACGGTTGAAGCACGCGGAGAGCATCCCCTGCTGATACGGATCCAGCGTGGAACGGAGACCCTGGACGTCGCCATTACTCCCTACATGGGCGAAAAGGAAAGCGAGCTCAAGGAAAAGATCAAGACGCCGCTCATCGGCGTCGTGGCCTCATCCAACTATTTCATCAAGAAAATCAACCCACTGGAGGCTGGATACTACAGCCTCCTTCAGACTTGGCACCTCACCAAGTTCTCCATCACGGTCGTGATCAAGCTGATTCAGCGCGCCCTGCCTTTCAACGTTCTGGGCGGCCCGATCCTGATTGCCCAGATGGCGGGGCAGCAGGCCGAGAAAGGGTTGCTGGAGCTCATCAACTTCATCGCCCTGATCAGCGTCAACCTCGCGGTGCTGAATCTGCTGCCCATCCCCATACTGGACGGGGGGCATATCATGTTTTTTCTCGTGGAGGCGGTCCTCGGGCGTCCCCTGGGTGTGAAGAAGATCGAGATGGCGCAGAAGGTCGGAATGCTTCTGCTGCTGGTTCTGATGGCCTTCGTGTTTTACAATGACATCATGAGGCTGCTTCCGGGGCAAAAACCCCAACTGTCACCGTGACGAAGCCTTGTCTCCAGCAAACATGAAAATTCTCGCACTCGATACGTCCACGTCTTCGGGGAGCGTAGCTCTCATGGAAGGTCCGATCCTGACGGCGGAGTGGACCCTCCAGTCAGCTCGGACTCACAATCGGAGGCTGCTCCGGACCATCGATGACCTCCTTCGACAGACCGGGCGGGAACTTGCCGAAATGGACGGGTTCGCCGTTTCGACCGGACCCGGGAGTTTCACCGGAATCCGCATCGGACTGACCTCCATGAAGACACTCGCCTGGGTCCTGGGCAAGCCTTTCGCCGGCATCCCCACCCTTGATGCGCTGGCCGCCCCGTTCCGTTTCTCGCGGCTGCCGGTCTGTGCCATGCTGGACGCCCGGAAAAAGGAAGTCTACTGCGCCCTCTACCGGGCCGATGAATCGAACCGCATTTGCCGCCCGGGACCCTACCGGGCTATCGCCCCTGAGCGGATCGTCGACATGATCGAGGAACCCACGATTTTCTGTGGCGACGGGTGGTTGCTCTACCGACGCACGCTCATGGAGAAATTGGGAAGACTGGCCGTGGAAGCCCCGGCTTCTCAGCATGTCGTTCGCGCGGGTGCGGTGGCCGAACTGGCTGCCCGCAAATTCTCCGCGGGAATGGCGGACGACCCGGTAACAGCAGTCCCGATCTACGTGAGACCGTCGGAGGCGGAAATCAACTATCCGCATCTGGGCCAACCCTCAAAGTCACCGGCCGATATCGACCCCGACCGCTGTTTCTGACCCGGCCGGCGCCCCCCTGAGGACGATCTCTCCCGCGCGGGGACATGGCAACGACA from Syntrophobacter fumaroxidans MPOB includes these protein-coding regions:
- the rseP gene encoding RIP metalloprotease RseP, which translates into the protein MILDIAYYARMMSSFIVVLGVLIFVHELGHFLVAKWMHVTVLRFSLGFGPKLWGFTRGDTEYRISWIPLGGYVKMLGEDSEEDVTPEQMERSFSSQRVGKRMAIVMAGPLSNFVLAIVIFTLLFAFSGIREITTDIASVTQGSPAEKAGLKAGDKVIAIDGKPISTWYELSETVEARGEHPLLIRIQRGTETLDVAITPYMGEKESELKEKIKTPLIGVVASSNYFIKKINPLEAGYYSLLQTWHLTKFSITVVIKLIQRALPFNVLGGPILIAQMAGQQAEKGLLELINFIALISVNLAVLNLLPIPILDGGHIMFFLVEAVLGRPLGVKKIEMAQKVGMLLLLVLMAFVFYNDIMRLLPGQKPQLSP
- the tsaB gene encoding tRNA (adenosine(37)-N6)-threonylcarbamoyltransferase complex dimerization subunit type 1 TsaB, with amino-acid sequence MKILALDTSTSSGSVALMEGPILTAEWTLQSARTHNRRLLRTIDDLLRQTGRELAEMDGFAVSTGPGSFTGIRIGLTSMKTLAWVLGKPFAGIPTLDALAAPFRFSRLPVCAMLDARKKEVYCALYRADESNRICRPGPYRAIAPERIVDMIEEPTIFCGDGWLLYRRTLMEKLGRLAVEAPASQHVVRAGAVAELAARKFSAGMADDPVTAVPIYVRPSEAEINYPHLGQPSKSPADIDPDRCF
- a CDS encoding phosphatidate cytidylyltransferase; this translates as MFDTNQWSSHRQRLITGVLLGLPLLLIIAVGPAWSWLVLILAAVLLGLWELQRLLVPEGLSPPLLVSYLTVGLSMPFAAFAAGPSGLHCALVLCLFSGFFGLLVSSPLDLHRTDLLSRLCLGWLYIPYLLSYVLLIGTLGGGRLWLVFILLVIVASDVGAYYVGTWLGRHKLYERVSPKKTVEGAMGGVAASVVTGVVFGYVCMEGVSAGRLAVFSATLAVVSQAGDLFESMLKRMSAIKDSSSLLPGHGGLLDRLDSLLFAFPTAWFFLVWMF
- a CDS encoding 1-deoxy-D-xylulose-5-phosphate reductoisomerase, whose product is MGSRTISILGSTGSIGESTLEVVRQFPDRFRVIALGAGRNIKLLREQIRAFRPLSVSVLDSNLADELDRSLKGDAYRPEILFGSDGYDRVAAHPEAGTLVSAMVGAAGLLPTLTAIRAGKRLALANKETLVVAGEIVMALAAEHEVEILPVDSEHSAIFQSLQGNHRDALKRILLTASGGPFLNKTREELAMVTPQAALCHPNWSMGRKITIDSATLMNKGLEVIEARWLFGVPVDRIAVHVHPESIVHSMVEYVDGSVIAQMGIPDMKIPIAYALTYPERLPVRSPSLDLFRLQKLSFYPPDEERFPCLRLAFDACRKGSTYPAVLNAANEVAVGAFLDEKIAFPDIPGVIETAMGKHKAPAKPDLDAVIAADRWARVETERLIDDIRR